TCGTCACCGGGCAGGACGAAAGCGGCGAAACCATCTGGAATGAGCAGTTCGCCCGGTTTGCCGGGCATTACGGCTTCACGCTGCGCCGTTGCAAACCGTACCGGGCACGCACCAAAGGGAAAGTGGAAAACGGCGTCGGCTATGTACGCAAGAACTTCTGGCCGCGCATAAGCACCTTCACCGGACTGCAGGATCTCAATACACAGGCGCGTCACTGGATGGATGCCATCGCCAACCGGCGGCTGCACGGTACAACCTTCCGAGTGCCTTGGGAGATGTGGAAAGAAGAGACGCTCAGCCCGGTCACCGAGGTCCGCTTCGCCTACGCCGAGCGGCATCAGCGCAAGGTTTCGAGCGACTGCTACGTCTCATTCGAAGCGAATCGGTATACCGTACCGTTTCAGTACGTCGGCTCTGTGGTGGAAATCGAGGATGAGAAAAACGGCACGCTTCGTTTCTACTGCGGCGGAGAACTCGTCGCCGAGCATCCGAAATCCATGGGGCGGCATCAAATCGTCAGCAATAAAAAACACTTCGAGGGCATTCGCAGTACATCGAGTCGTCCGGTTGGAGAGCCCACGCCTCGTTATGTCCCACAAGCAGCACCAGAAGTGTTGGAACGCTCGCTTTCGGTCTACGAATCGCTCATGGAAGAGGCGGTGTTCCAATGATTCTGCAAGAGAGATTGGAGGCGGCGATCCGCCACTTTGGGTGGGTCCGCATACCGGAAATCATCCATCAGCACGCCGAAGAAGCGTCTAAAGCGAATATACCGTATCTGGAGTTTTTGGACAAGCTTCTGGCCGAAGAATTACTATTCAAGCATGACCGGTTCATTCAAACGCGAACGCGCCTTGCCCACCTGCCGTTTCGTAAGACGCTGGACCAGTTCGACTTTGCCTTCCAGCCGTCTGTTGACGAGCGCCGAATCCGGGATCTGTCTACACTCCGCTTTGTGGAGCACCAGGAGAATCTCATCTTCCTTGGTCCCCCGGGTGTGGGAAAGACACACTTGGCTGTGGCACTTGGGCTCGAGGCGATCAAGCGGCGGTACACCGTCTATTTCATTACGGCGCATGACCTGGTACAGACGCTGCAATCTGCTCATTTGACGAACACGATTAAGCAGAAGATCAAGATGTTCATCAAGCCCGACCTGCTCATCGTCGATGAGATTGGGTACCGCAAGATGGACGAAACAGCAGCTCACTTCTTCTTCCAGATTGTCTCGGAGCGATATGAGCGCGGCTCGATCCTGCTTACATCTAACAAAACATTCGGTGCCTGGGGCGACATCTTCGGTGATTCCGTGCTGGCTACGGCGATCCTCGATCGCCTCCTCCACCACTCCAGTACCGTCAACATTAAGGGCGAAAGCTACCGCATCAGGGAGAAGAAAAAGGCCGGCTTCTTCCGTCCTGAACCGTCAGGAGACGCAGAAGCCGACCGATGAATTTGGGGAATTTTCGAGTGATTGTTTTGGGGAATTTTCAACTGATGTTGACACCTTCACATCTGCGTTTTTCAGCAATCTGTTCGGGGGACCAGGTTTGCTTCAGCTTGTCCTGAAGCGCTGATGCAAGCTCAGGCGTGAATTTACCAGCAGGTACGCTTGCAGCTCTCCGCTCCTGATACGCCTGTTGGGCTCTCAGGGCTCCATAACACGGACCTGATTGACTACGATTCAGTTCACGAGCAATGGTGGCGTGATGACGACCTAGCTGACAGGCAATCGCGCGTGTCGACCAGCCCAACCGATGCAGCGTCTCTAGTTGTCCACGTTCGATTATGCTAAGATGGGAGTAGCTCATGTTGGGTTCTCCTGTAGAAAAATGGTTGTGTGGTAACTTCCATTTTACACGAATCCCTTCATGGGCCTCTTTGTTGTTCTAGCTGTCGCACTTCATATTACAATCCGTCTTTTGAAAAAAAGGATAACGTTGTTACATAAAGGATATAGGTCTTCTATGTCGAATATTGCTGTATATATAATAATCGGAAATATTTATTAAAACATAGGAGTACCAACTATGAGTATAGTTATATCTCAGCCATCAGCTACCCCTATCGTCCATGCACTTCGTTCTCTAGGGTATAATGCAGGGACTGCAATAGCAGATTTGATTGATAACAGCCTAGATGCAAAAGCGACTAAAATCATTCTCCAATTTATGTGTTTTGGAAACGATGGTGCCATAATTATTGCGGATAATGGTCATGGAATGAATGAAGATACGCTTCAAGCTGCAATGAATATTGGTTCCAAAGACCCGCGTGCAGATAGGCAGCCAAATGAACTCGGAAGATTTGGTATGGGGCTGAAGACAGCCTCATTTTCTCTAGGTAAGCGCTTGAGTGTTCTTACAAAACAGAATGGAATTTATGCGCAGCGCTGCTGGGATCTAGATCATGTCTCCAAATGCAATGAATGGCAGCTGTTTACGGCGATTCCGGATGAAGTTAGGCAATTCATGTGCGATATTGAAGGTGATAGCGGCACAGTAATATGTATTGATAAACTGGATCGGTTTATGGGAGCGGGAGGCCTAAACACGATACATGAAAGCAGTTTCTATGCCAAAGTCCGTCGTATACATCATCACTTAGAGTTTGTTTTTCATTCAATCATAGAAAACGGTAAGGTTCAGGTTATCCTAAATGGAAACGAGCTAGATCCCTGGGACCCTTTTATGGTTAAACACCCTTCTACTCTGGAAGGTGAAACGCAGGTTCTAAACATAAATGGAAACAAAATTAAAGTAAAATATTATGTTCTTCCTCATGCTTCATTCTTAAATGAAATGGAATACAAAAGGGCAGGGGGCAGCAGAGGATGGAGAGATCATCAAGGCTTTTATATATATCGTGAGAATAGATTACTGCATTATGGAGATTGGTTGGGAATGTTTCAAAAGGATACTTCATCCCAACTGGCAAGAGTCCGAATCGATTTACCAAATGCTGCAGATGAAGATTGGCAGGTAGATATTAAAAAGTCTGCAGTTATTCCTCCAGATAATGCAAAAACAAGACTTGAAACAATTGCAAGATTTGTTCGTAAAATTTCGCGCGATGTCTTTTATTATCGGACTCAAGGGTCCCATCCTAGTCAAACCTTCAAAGGGAGTCTCAATACTTGGGAGTTATCAGGTAGCGATGAAGGGCAGCAATTTGTATTAAATAGAAATCACCCTATTTTATCAGAAATACAGAAAAAAATAGATGATGAAACTTCGAAGCTGCTTAACTTGTATTTAAAGTTTGTTCAGTTGGGGTCACCCAGTAATATAACCGATTCACCCAAAGTAGAGGAAGAATCAATTCAAATAGTTACCGATGCCATGAAAGAGTTAGTGATCCAGTTTGCTTCTACCTTAATTAAACTTCAAGTTGTACAAAATATGCAGCAGTTGATAGATGCACTTGTTACTCAACCTGCTTTTGATGTTTTAAATCGCAAAACGTTGAAATCAATTATAGAAGAGGCGAATGTCAGTCATGAATGAGGCGAAAAAGTTATTTGAAAACACTTTTGCGACTAATTATATGAATTTGAAGTCTGTTTTGCCCAGCCAAGAGAAAGCAGCTAAGAAGGCATTAGAATTTTCGAAGCTCGTAATTCAAGGTCAAAACATAGGAGAAAGTTTGGTTGAGCAGTGGTCGTTAGAAATGTATATGAAATTTAATGTTGGTTTTGACATCATAAAAACACCTGTATTACGTTCAGAAGAAGAGAGAAATTGGTACAGCCCCAAATTACTCTTTGGAGCTTTTTTTTGGACCCGTTACAGAGACTATTTAATTAGAGTCAAGAATTGGGATCAAGAGGCCGTTGACTCCATTGATGATTCAACAAACGAAATCATGCGATCCTTGGGCAACCCAGAGGATATTTATCCTTTTGACAAGCGTGGGCTTGTTTTAGGATATGTGCAATCTGGGAAAACTGCCAACTTCACAGGGTTAATTAATAAAGCTTACGATATTGGATATAAGTTGGTAATTGTGTTATCAGGGGTACATAATGACCTCCGGGCCCAGACACAGTTAAGATTAGATGAAGAAGTCATTGGCAGTAGAGTCGATAAGACTGGAAAGCCGGTTGGAGTTGCCCAAATCTATGCAAATACTCCTAATCATATTATTTCTTCTTGGACTACTGTGGAACGTGATATCTCGTCTGAACCAAGTGGTATTTTTAATTTGAATCAAAAAACTCTTATGGTTGTTAAAAAGAATAGTATTGTTCTGGAGTCGCTGAAAAATCAGCTCGAATACCAGAAGAAGTTATTTAGTTTAGATATTCCTGTCTTAATTATTGATGATGAAGCAGATCAGGCATCGGTTGATACCTCCAAGGATGAAGATCCAAAAACTATTAATAAGCTAATACGGCAGATATTGGAGGTATTCAACAGGAGATGTTATGTGGGTTATACAGCAACGCCCTTTGCAAATTTATTAATTAGTGCTGAGGCCAAAACGGAAGATGAAGGTAAGGATCTTTATCCAAAGGATTTTCTTGTTGGGCTCCCCAAACCTAAAGAATACTGTGGTCCAGAAGAATTCTTTAATGTTGAAGAAGAAGCAGACGATCCGCGCCCAAGTTTAATTCGCCCTTTAAGGGATGCGGATATAGAAGTCTTTACTGGAATTAAAACAAAAGGTGACGCTGATAAATTTGAAGAGGTTCCTCCTCAGATGGAGGAATCCATCTTGGCATTTCTTTTAACGATCGCTGTACGAAATCTGCGAGGTCAGCGGAACAAACATAATTCAATGCTTATTCATACCTCGCGTTTTAAAGATGTTCAGTCGAGTGTAAAAGACGGCGTTGACAAAGTATTCAAAGAAATTATTACGCAAATTCAATATAACGAAAATAGTATGATTGTAAACGCACTTAAAGAGCTTTATGAGAAAGATATAATTCCAACAAGCAAAGCATGGCCTGGTGACGTAAAAGAATTCAGCTGGGATGAGGTTTATCAGGAGCTTAAGGAAAGTTCTAACAAAGTCAGTGTTTTCGAAATAAATGGAAATAGTAAAGATGCATTAGACTATCACCAATATAAAGAGGACGGTTTAAACGTAATCGCAGTTGGCGGAGACAAGCTATCACGTGGACTTACGCTTGAGGGACTCAGCATTACCTACTATTTTAGGAATTCGTTAATGTACGATACTTTAATGCAGATGGGACGCTGGTTTGGTTATCGAAAGGGATATATGGACTTATGCAGAATCTACACTACCGCAGAGATTGCTTCTAATTTTGAACATCTTGCCATTGCCATGATTGAACTGCGGAGAGAATTTGATAGGCTGGCAAAAGCAAAAAAGACACCATTGGAATACGCAGTAAAAATGCTGAGTCATCCAACTATGACATTAACAAGTCCGTTAAAAATGAGAAATGCCTCTATAACAAATGTAATTTATAGACTGACCCTGCAGCAAACACGTATATATGAGAACAAGGAATCTTTTTTTTCTCACAATATGAAAGTAACAGAGACTTTAACAAATAAATTATCCTCCGATTTCCAAAAGACACGTATAGGCTCGGGGAAAACGGGTTACTACATGGCTCAGAAAGTTGGCGTCGATAAAGTATTAACATTCTTATCTGAATATAAAACCAGCCAAGGGGCTGATAAAGTTGATAGCACCAAGATTGTAAATTATATTCAGCAAGTTAATGATATTGGAGAGCTATTATATTGGACCGTAGCAGTAGTTGAAGGAGATCCAAGCGATAAGAGTGGTCTTGAGAAGTTTCCAGTACGACTTGGGACATTAGAGATTGGCTCAGCTGTAGTTCGTGGTGTTAATGCGGAAGAGTATAACAATCAAGCACAGGCGAAAATTGATATACGGGCTATAGTTGCTTCGCGGCAGGAATTTATTGATCTCGATCATGATGAAATAAAGAATATGAAAGACAAGCAAGAGATTAGAAAACTGAGACCAAATGAAAATGGGATGCTTCTTATTTACCCGCTTCACCCTAAAGTAAAAGTATTTGACGACTTAGGATTTGCCTTTTGTGAGAACATGGTACCGATTGGAATCGGAATCTCGTTTCCAGATTCAGTTTTAGATGATTCTAAGATTTATGAAGTAAATAAAACTATTAAGTAAGTATTCTCATATAGTAGGGAAGATGTGCTGAATGCTGAATCTTAAATTAGAATATGAGCAGATGATTAATGAAATAAACAACCAATCTCAGCAAGAAGTATACAAATTGAGGGTCCTAACGGCTGAAAATCCTATACTTTTTGCAGGTGTAGATACTGCAAGTATGACTAGGCAGTTGTATATTGATTTAGGTTTTGAATCTTGGGAGACAGATCAGCTTAAGGCACTTCCAAAATGGCGAGGTTTATCTATTCAAATTGAGTATTACGAAAAATTGGCATTATTGAGGGGCCATTATTTTCTTGTATTGAGGCAAGAGGCTGAACATGGTACAGAGATATTTGAAGTTGTACTGCAGAATGTCGTGGATCATTTGCTGCTAAGGGTAGAGAATGAATCAATATTTTCAGTAATATACAAGGTGCTTGAGAGATGGCGTGTATTTTTTCAAAAAGGCGGTTACCGTAAACTAACCGAAGAACAGCAACGGGGACTTTTTGGGGAGCTGTGGTATATACAGGATTGGCTTAATCGGTTTCCAACTTCTCCGCCACTTATAATTGAACAATGGGAAGGTCCAACTAGTGGTCGAATTGACTTTAAGCATTCTAAACGCGGTGTAGAGATTAAAACGGCATTAAATAAGTTAAACAAGACAATAAAAATTTCAAACGAAAATCAGTTAAGGTTGACCAATGCAGTTACTAGTATATATCTCTATGTTTGCTTTATAGAACCAAGCAAAACTCATGGCATTTCTCTATATTCCCTTGTTAATGAGGTTCGCAAAAAAATTGCAAGCCGCTCAGACCGCATGTTATTAAAGTTTAATGACCTTCTTGAGGATTTAAGGTTTAAAGAAAATGATTATACCGATGATTTCTTTTTTGTAGATAAAGTAGAGGTATATGAAGCCGCGGCGAACTTCCCAAGAATATTACAGGAAGATCTCCCAAAGGGAATATCTCATGTTAGCTACAGTATAGATCTTACACATTGTGCTGAATTTGAGAGAAAAGTAGAAGAGGTATTTGATTTGTGATGGGGGACTCATTAAATGCTGGAAAGCAGACAAAGAAGTGAATTCCTGAAGGGATTTCTTGAAGAAATAGAAGAGAGGGCAGCAAAAACAGGCGTTTACCTTGTGCCTTTTCTTGAAAAAATGCTGTTGTTTA
This genomic window from Paenibacillus humicola contains:
- the istA gene encoding IS21 family transposase, producing the protein MRERGMSITQIADELGKDRKTIRKWLQAGEPGGYPKRKPTAGKLDPYKDYIKRRMAEGCLNAMVILDEIRAKGYTGGSTMLRLFMQPLRPAVLSKATERFETQPGEQAQVDWGEFKIEQDGRLKRLYAFIMVLGYSRALYVEFTEDSRLDTLMGCHSRAFEFFGGVTRTCLYDNMKTVVTGQDESGETIWNEQFARFAGHYGFTLRRCKPYRARTKGKVENGVGYVRKNFWPRISTFTGLQDLNTQARHWMDAIANRRLHGTTFRVPWEMWKEETLSPVTEVRFAYAERHQRKVSSDCYVSFEANRYTVPFQYVGSVVEIEDEKNGTLRFYCGGELVAEHPKSMGRHQIVSNKKHFEGIRSTSSRPVGEPTPRYVPQAAPEVLERSLSVYESLMEEAVFQ
- the istB gene encoding IS21-like element helper ATPase IstB codes for the protein MILQERLEAAIRHFGWVRIPEIIHQHAEEASKANIPYLEFLDKLLAEELLFKHDRFIQTRTRLAHLPFRKTLDQFDFAFQPSVDERRIRDLSTLRFVEHQENLIFLGPPGVGKTHLAVALGLEAIKRRYTVYFITAHDLVQTLQSAHLTNTIKQKIKMFIKPDLLIVDEIGYRKMDETAAHFFFQIVSERYERGSILLTSNKTFGAWGDIFGDSVLATAILDRLLHHSSTVNIKGESYRIREKKKAGFFRPEPSGDAEADR
- a CDS encoding ATP-binding protein; this encodes MSIVISQPSATPIVHALRSLGYNAGTAIADLIDNSLDAKATKIILQFMCFGNDGAIIIADNGHGMNEDTLQAAMNIGSKDPRADRQPNELGRFGMGLKTASFSLGKRLSVLTKQNGIYAQRCWDLDHVSKCNEWQLFTAIPDEVRQFMCDIEGDSGTVICIDKLDRFMGAGGLNTIHESSFYAKVRRIHHHLEFVFHSIIENGKVQVILNGNELDPWDPFMVKHPSTLEGETQVLNINGNKIKVKYYVLPHASFLNEMEYKRAGGSRGWRDHQGFYIYRENRLLHYGDWLGMFQKDTSSQLARVRIDLPNAADEDWQVDIKKSAVIPPDNAKTRLETIARFVRKISRDVFYYRTQGSHPSQTFKGSLNTWELSGSDEGQQFVLNRNHPILSEIQKKIDDETSKLLNLYLKFVQLGSPSNITDSPKVEEESIQIVTDAMKELVIQFASTLIKLQVVQNMQQLIDALVTQPAFDVLNRKTLKSIIEEANVSHE
- a CDS encoding Z1 domain-containing protein is translated as MNEAKKLFENTFATNYMNLKSVLPSQEKAAKKALEFSKLVIQGQNIGESLVEQWSLEMYMKFNVGFDIIKTPVLRSEEERNWYSPKLLFGAFFWTRYRDYLIRVKNWDQEAVDSIDDSTNEIMRSLGNPEDIYPFDKRGLVLGYVQSGKTANFTGLINKAYDIGYKLVIVLSGVHNDLRAQTQLRLDEEVIGSRVDKTGKPVGVAQIYANTPNHIISSWTTVERDISSEPSGIFNLNQKTLMVVKKNSIVLESLKNQLEYQKKLFSLDIPVLIIDDEADQASVDTSKDEDPKTINKLIRQILEVFNRRCYVGYTATPFANLLISAEAKTEDEGKDLYPKDFLVGLPKPKEYCGPEEFFNVEEEADDPRPSLIRPLRDADIEVFTGIKTKGDADKFEEVPPQMEESILAFLLTIAVRNLRGQRNKHNSMLIHTSRFKDVQSSVKDGVDKVFKEIITQIQYNENSMIVNALKELYEKDIIPTSKAWPGDVKEFSWDEVYQELKESSNKVSVFEINGNSKDALDYHQYKEDGLNVIAVGGDKLSRGLTLEGLSITYYFRNSLMYDTLMQMGRWFGYRKGYMDLCRIYTTAEIASNFEHLAIAMIELRREFDRLAKAKKTPLEYAVKMLSHPTMTLTSPLKMRNASITNVIYRLTLQQTRIYENKESFFSHNMKVTETLTNKLSSDFQKTRIGSGKTGYYMAQKVGVDKVLTFLSEYKTSQGADKVDSTKIVNYIQQVNDIGELLYWTVAVVEGDPSDKSGLEKFPVRLGTLEIGSAVVRGVNAEEYNNQAQAKIDIRAIVASRQEFIDLDHDEIKNMKDKQEIRKLRPNENGMLLIYPLHPKVKVFDDLGFAFCENMVPIGIGISFPDSVLDDSKIYEVNKTIK
- a CDS encoding PD-(D/E)XK motif protein; translated protein: MLNLKLEYEQMINEINNQSQQEVYKLRVLTAENPILFAGVDTASMTRQLYIDLGFESWETDQLKALPKWRGLSIQIEYYEKLALLRGHYFLVLRQEAEHGTEIFEVVLQNVVDHLLLRVENESIFSVIYKVLERWRVFFQKGGYRKLTEEQQRGLFGELWYIQDWLNRFPTSPPLIIEQWEGPTSGRIDFKHSKRGVEIKTALNKLNKTIKISNENQLRLTNAVTSIYLYVCFIEPSKTHGISLYSLVNEVRKKIASRSDRMLLKFNDLLEDLRFKENDYTDDFFFVDKVEVYEAAANFPRILQEDLPKGISHVSYSIDLTHCAEFERKVEEVFDL